In Perognathus longimembris pacificus isolate PPM17 chromosome 23, ASM2315922v1, whole genome shotgun sequence, a single genomic region encodes these proteins:
- the Ctxn2 gene encoding cortexin-2, with protein MSSTYCGNSSAKMSVNEVSAFSLTLEQKTGFAFVGILCIFLGLLIIRCFKILLDPYSSMPSSTWEDEVEEFDKGTFEYALA; from the coding sequence ATGAGTAGCACCTACTGTGGGAATTCTTCAGCTAAGATGAGTGTCAATGAAGTCTCAGCGTTCTCGTTGACTCTGGAGCAAAAAACTGGGTTTGCCTTCGTTGGGATTTTGTGTATCTTCTTGGGACTTCTTATTATCAGATGCTTCAAAATTCTGCTAGACCCCTATAGTAGCATGCCTTCTTCGACATGGGAAGACGAAGTGGAAGAGTTTGATAAGGGGACATTTGAATATGCACTTGCGTGA